A single Macaca mulatta isolate MMU2019108-1 chromosome 11, T2T-MMU8v2.0, whole genome shotgun sequence DNA region contains:
- the MLF2 gene encoding myeloid leukemia factor 2 isoform X1 yields the protein MFRFMRDVEPEDPMFLMDPFAIHRQHMSRMLSGGFGYSPFLSITDGNMPGTRPASRRMQQAGAVSPFGMLGMSGGFMDMFGMMNDMIGNMEHMTAGGNCQTFSSSTVISYSNTGDGAPKVYQETSEMRSAPGGIRETRRTVRDSDSGLEQMSIGHHIRDRAHILQRSRNHRTGDQEERQDYINLDESEAAAFDDEWRRETSRFRQQRPLEFRRLESSGAGGRRAEGPPRLAIQGPEDSPSRQSRRYDW from the exons ATGTTCCGCTTCATGAGGGATGTGGAGCCTGAGGATCCCATGTTCCTGAT GGATCCATTTGCTATTCACCGTCAGCATATGAGCCGTATGTTGTCAGGTGGCTTTGGATATAGCCCCTTCCTCAGCATCACAGATGGCAACATGCCAGGGACCAGGCCTGCCAGCCGCAGGATGCAGCAG GCTGGAGCTGTCTCCCCCTTTGGGATGCTGGGAATG TCGGGTGGTTTCATGGACATGTTTGGGATGATGAATGACATGATtggaaacatg GAACACATGACAGCTGGAGGCAATTGCCAGACCTTCTCATCTTCCACTGTCATCTCCTACTCCAATACGGGTGATGGCGCCCCCAAGGTTTACCAAGAGACATCAGAGATGCGCTCGGCACCAGGCGGG ATCCGGGAGACACGGAGGACTGTTCGGGATTCAGACAGTGGACTGGAGCAGATGTCCATCGGGCATCACATCCGGGACAGGGCCCACATCCTCCAGCGCTCCCGAAACCATCGCACGGGGGACCAGGAGGAGCGGCAGGACTATATCAACCTGGATGAGA GTGAGGCCGCAGCGTTTGACGACGAGTGGCGGCGGGAGACGTCCCGATTCCGGCAGCAGCGCCCCCTGGAGTTTCGGCGGCTTGAGTCCTCAGGGGCGGGGGGACGAAGGGCGGAGGGGCCTCCCCGCTTGGCCATCCAGGGACCTGAGGACTCCCCTTCCCGACAGTCCCGCCGCTATGACTGGTGA
- the PTMS gene encoding parathymosin isoform X1, with amino-acid sequence MRTERGVEESQPRIEGQVPDSDKTRAGLSGKGRERDQRCKGRRGSVRSGEEDLKEKKEKVEEKASRKERKKEVVEEEENGAEEEEEETAEDGEEEDEGEEEDEEEEEEDDEGPALKRAAEEEDEADPKRQKTENGASA; translated from the exons ATGAGGACAGAAAGAGGAGTTGAGGAAAGCCAGCCAAGAATAGAGGGCCAGGTGCCTGACTCAGATAAGACAAGAGCAGGGTTGTCTGGGAAAGGTAGGGAAAGAGACCAGAGGTGTAAGGGCAGAAGAGGGTCAGTAAGGAGTGGAGAAGAG GACctgaaggagaagaaggagaaggtgGAGGAGAAGGCAAGCCGGAAAGAGCGAAAGAAAGAAGTGGTGGAG GAGGAGGAGAACggggctgaggaggaagaagaagaaactgctgaggatggagaggaggaagatgaaggggaagaagaag atgaggaagaagaagaagaggatgaCGAAGGGCCCGCGCTGAAGAGAGCTGCCGAAGAGGAG GATGAAGCTGATCCCAAGCGGCAGAAGACAGAAAATGGGGCATCGGCGTGA
- the PTMS gene encoding parathymosin isoform X2, giving the protein MSEKSVEAAAELSAKDLKEKKEKVEEKASRKERKKEVVESPLPLVVMVGRACSQPEATPSPGPHRRRRTGLRRKKKKLLRMERRKMKGKKKMRKKKKRMTKGPR; this is encoded by the exons ATGTCGGAGAAAAGCGTGGAGGCAGCGGCCGAGTTGAGCGCCAAG GACctgaaggagaagaaggagaaggtgGAGGAGAAGGCAAGCCGGAAAGAGCGAAAGAAAGAAGTGGTGGAG TCTCCCCTCCCATTGGTGGTAATGGTGGGCAGGGCATGCAGCCAGCCTGAGGCTACTCCCTCTCCTGGTCCCCACAGGAGGAGGAGAACggggctgaggaggaagaagaagaaactgctgaggatggagaggaggaagatgaaggggaagaagaag atgaggaagaagaagaagaggatgaCGAAGGGCCCGCGCTGA
- the PTMS gene encoding parathymosin isoform X3, whose protein sequence is MSEKSVEAAAELSAKDLKEKKEKVEEKASRKERKKEVVEEEENGAEEEEEETAEDGEEEDEGEEEDEEEEEEDDEGPALKRAAEEEDEADPKRQKTENGASA, encoded by the exons ATGTCGGAGAAAAGCGTGGAGGCAGCGGCCGAGTTGAGCGCCAAG GACctgaaggagaagaaggagaaggtgGAGGAGAAGGCAAGCCGGAAAGAGCGAAAGAAAGAAGTGGTGGAG GAGGAGGAGAACggggctgaggaggaagaagaagaaactgctgaggatggagaggaggaagatgaaggggaagaagaag atgaggaagaagaagaagaggatgaCGAAGGGCCCGCGCTGAAGAGAGCTGCCGAAGAGGAG GATGAAGCTGATCCCAAGCGGCAGAAGACAGAAAATGGGGCATCGGCGTGA
- the PTMS gene encoding parathymosin isoform X5, whose translation MPRRESPQEKAPEDLKEKKEKVEEKASRKERKKEVVEEEENGAEEEEEETAEDGEEEDEGEEEDEEEEEEDDEGPALKRAAEEEDEADPKRQKTENGASA comes from the exons ATGCCCAGGAGAGAGAGTCCTCAGGAAAAGGCCCCAGAG GACctgaaggagaagaaggagaaggtgGAGGAGAAGGCAAGCCGGAAAGAGCGAAAGAAAGAAGTGGTGGAG GAGGAGGAGAACggggctgaggaggaagaagaagaaactgctgaggatggagaggaggaagatgaaggggaagaagaag atgaggaagaagaagaagaggatgaCGAAGGGCCCGCGCTGAAGAGAGCTGCCGAAGAGGAG GATGAAGCTGATCCCAAGCGGCAGAAGACAGAAAATGGGGCATCGGCGTGA
- the PTMS gene encoding parathymosin isoform X4: MERICFAELNSSASEDLKEKKEKVEEKASRKERKKEVVEEEENGAEEEEEETAEDGEEEDEGEEEDEEEEEEDDEGPALKRAAEEEDEADPKRQKTENGASA; this comes from the exons ATGGAGAGGATTTGCTTTGCTGAGCTGAACTCTTCAGCCAGTGAG GACctgaaggagaagaaggagaaggtgGAGGAGAAGGCAAGCCGGAAAGAGCGAAAGAAAGAAGTGGTGGAG GAGGAGGAGAACggggctgaggaggaagaagaagaaactgctgaggatggagaggaggaagatgaaggggaagaagaag atgaggaagaagaagaagaggatgaCGAAGGGCCCGCGCTGAAGAGAGCTGCCGAAGAGGAG GATGAAGCTGATCCCAAGCGGCAGAAGACAGAAAATGGGGCATCGGCGTGA